The Nitrospirota bacterium genome window below encodes:
- a CDS encoding rod shape-determining protein — protein sequence MFLNKILGLFSNDLAVDLGTANTLVFVKGKGIVCNEPSVVAVQKDTNRVIAVGAEAKKMFGKTPMNIVAMRPMKDGVIADFDKTGEMLRYFIRKVHNRKSFISPRVVIGVPSGITQVEQRAVKDAVQASGAREVYLIEEPMAAALGVGLPIGEPTGNM from the coding sequence ATGTTTCTCAATAAAATTCTTGGATTATTTTCAAATGACCTTGCTGTAGACCTTGGCACTGCAAATACCCTTGTTTTTGTTAAAGGTAAAGGCATTGTGTGTAACGAACCTTCTGTCGTTGCTGTACAGAAAGACACGAACAGGGTTATAGCTGTTGGAGCTGAGGCCAAGAAGATGTTTGGTAAGACGCCGATGAATATAGTTGCAATGAGACCGATGAAGGATGGAGTTATCGCAGACTTTGACAAGACAGGTGAGATGCTTCGATACTTCATAAGAAAGGTACATAACAGGAAGAGCTTTATTTCGCCGAGGGTTGTAATCGGAGTTCCTTCTGGAATAACACAGGTTGAGCAGAGGGCTGTAAAGGATGCTGTACAGGCTTCTGGCGCGAGAGAGGTCTATCTTATAGAAGAGCCCATGGCTGCGGCATTGGGTGTGGGACTTCCTATTGGAGAACCTACAGGCAACATGAT
- a CDS encoding RDD family protein: MEGLTKASILNRTIAKTIDFIIVGALLETIPKVGYFAGLTYLLICDGLFDGRSIGKRLIGLKVVNPEAMSACGFRESIIRNFPFAVGYILMVIPLIGFIFPAIILTLEGLLMIGSSTGMRLGDELAKTQVIEEKTVKQENRTEKIIEGG, encoded by the coding sequence TTGGAAGGATTAACAAAAGCCAGCATTCTAAACAGGACAATAGCGAAGACCATTGATTTTATTATTGTTGGCGCTTTACTTGAAACGATTCCAAAGGTCGGCTATTTTGCAGGCCTGACCTATCTTCTCATATGTGATGGCCTTTTCGATGGTAGAAGTATTGGCAAGCGCCTTATAGGGCTTAAGGTTGTCAATCCTGAGGCCATGAGTGCATGCGGCTTCAGGGAGTCAATAATCAGGAATTTCCCTTTTGCTGTGGGATACATCTTGATGGTGATACCATTGATAGGTTTTATCTTCCCGGCGATAATTTTAACCCTTGAGGGGCTCCTTATGATTGGCAGCAGTACGGGTATGAGGCTCGGAGACGAGCTGGCAAAGACCCAGGTTATTGAAGAAAAAACAGTTAAGCAGGAAAACAGGACTGAAAAGATAATAGAAGGAGGGTAA
- a CDS encoding tetratricopeptide repeat protein, protein MVLDQEFFREAEKKRASAKYGEALKLYKKALRGFKRKADIDGIVDCYLCLGDTLRATGDFTIAISYYQKALEIAQAIGDKTSEADALSGMALSVRALGRWKDALDIIFKARKLYKNLKDKEGVAFSLWAEGGTLRIRGDLRSAIKRFQSALVIYQHLKNRAGAGYCYCGLGGSSRVAGNFNDSEKYYKKANETFRDIKDRFGLAYSYCGIGNAKRMREDYKEAISYFKKATALYKKIGDNVSYAYTLWSLGTSYKMLGDIEKALEKFKVADSFFKKTKDPRGQIYCILASGELQYLSNPPSPPFSKGGMEGLSSSVRAFSRAFNLARAYGFKIEEGYAKKLLNAARSERGFPFNFP, encoded by the coding sequence TTGGTACTTGATCAAGAGTTTTTCAGGGAGGCAGAGAAGAAGAGGGCGTCAGCAAAATATGGCGAGGCACTTAAATTATACAAAAAGGCCCTCAGGGGTTTCAAAAGAAAAGCTGATATTGATGGTATTGTCGACTGCTACCTTTGCCTCGGTGATACATTAAGGGCAACAGGCGATTTTACAATAGCCATATCTTATTATCAGAAAGCCCTCGAGATTGCACAGGCTATTGGCGATAAAACATCTGAAGCAGACGCCCTTTCAGGCATGGCGCTCTCTGTCAGGGCACTTGGAAGATGGAAGGATGCCCTCGACATTATATTTAAGGCAAGAAAACTATATAAAAACCTGAAGGATAAAGAAGGGGTTGCATTTTCCCTGTGGGCTGAGGGTGGCACTTTAAGGATAAGGGGCGACCTGAGGTCTGCAATCAAACGCTTTCAGAGCGCACTTGTTATTTATCAGCATCTTAAAAACAGGGCAGGGGCAGGTTATTGTTACTGTGGCCTTGGAGGCTCCAGCAGGGTTGCAGGAAATTTTAATGATTCAGAGAAGTATTACAAGAAGGCCAATGAGACCTTCAGGGATATAAAAGACCGCTTTGGCCTTGCCTATTCTTACTGTGGCATTGGAAATGCAAAAAGAATGAGGGAAGACTATAAAGAGGCCATCTCATATTTTAAAAAGGCCACGGCCCTCTATAAAAAAATAGGTGACAATGTTAGCTATGCCTATACACTCTGGAGTCTCGGCACAAGTTACAAGATGCTCGGGGACATTGAGAAGGCCCTGGAGAAATTTAAAGTGGCAGATTCCTTTTTTAAAAAAACAAAAGACCCCAGGGGGCAGATTTACTGCATCCTTGCTTCAGGAGAATTGCAATACCTTTCAAATCCCCCCTCGCCCCCCTTTTCTAAAGGGGGGATGGAGGGATTATCTTCATCTGTAAGGGCTTTCTCAAGGGCTTTCAACCTTGCCCGTGCTTATGGCTTTAAGATTGAGGAGGGTTATGCAAAGAAACTCCTCAATGCTGCCCGATCCGAGAGGGGCTTCCCATTCAACTTCCCATGA